Within the Phycodurus eques isolate BA_2022a chromosome 15, UOR_Pequ_1.1, whole genome shotgun sequence genome, the region AGAGCCTTTAAGCGAAAATATTTTCACGGCTCTAACATGTAGGgttgtgtaggcataagaacgATACAAGACGACATAGCATTCCATTTTTCTGCAGCGCAtagtttcagcacattcagctGACAggcccacagcatttgagaaCAGAGACGGATTTTTCATGactttgaagcctcattttatatatattattattatttttttaatcagtcaagtttggcagggttgttaaaaACTTCTCTGTGGCGTGCCTCAAATTTAGgaaattattttctattttacagggactttaaagaTGAATTGTGGaacttgagcacaaaagttggCCCACCCCTGCGAAAGGCTCTACTAGTATATTGCCGGGTAGGGGGATTTACCTGGAATATCCGTCTTGATTGTCTTGCTGCCTCCGGAAGTGTTGTCATCGTCGTCGTCTGAGGAGCTGGTACTGGAGTCGCACGTGAGCTCGCTGTCGCTGGTGCTGCTGTCCTGCAGCAGGTTGTATTTCTTCCGCGCCGCTGCCTCGCGCTTCTGCCGCAGCAGACGCATGCGCTCCTTGTGTTTCTGGCTGCGGTGGCCTTTCACCTTTGCCTGCTTGCCGTTGATTTGCTTCTCTGGCCCGCTCGCTCCCGCCATCACAGGCTGGCAGCGGTTCTTTTTCGCTGCCATTGCGTTGGGCGGCGCCTCGCTCTCCGAACGTGACCGCCGGGATTTTCTCCCGCTGGGTTGCCGATCGGCTTCCTTACTGGGGTCGGCTTCCATTTTAGTCTGCGCCTCCTCTCCGCCGCCTTCAGCCCCCGAGGAAAGCGTGTCCGAGTCAGCCAGGTGGCCGCTAGACGAGGGGGAGAGCATGCAGGGGTTGGACGAGTCGCTTTCATAAATGTGACGAGAGGCCGGTTTCTCACTCCCCGTGGAGGCCTGCTGGGATTCGGGGGAGTCTCTGCGGAGCTCCTTCATCAAACATGGCATGGAAAGGAGACTCTGCTCGCCTTCCGTGTGCAAGGGGCTGTCGTCCTGC harbors:
- the ark2n gene encoding uncharacterized protein C18orf25 homolog isoform X3, with translation MKMADSEKEFVDAECPSEHLDEAQSATTSVHDEHLKTETTTSTSSPPREKQDDSPLHTEGEQSLLSMPCLMKELRRDSPESQQASTGSEKPASRHIYESDSSNPCMLSPSSSGHLADSDTLSSGAEGGGEEAQTKMEADPSKEADRQPSGRKSRRSRSESEAPPNAMAAKKNRCQPVMAGASGPEKQINGKQAKVKGHRSQKHKERMRLLRQKREAAARKKYNLLQDSSTSDSELTCDSSTSSSDDDDDNTSGGSKTIKTDIPGHAEAETLHKDGRQHKGQISIASSDSEVEIVGVQENTRCAHPCGGVIKSLSSWKDDHSAERSTSSTTHLPTQLWTCVSPQSSWVSPPEVVDLTLDEENSGHKLLP
- the ark2n gene encoding uncharacterized protein C18orf25 homolog isoform X2; protein product: MKMADSEKEFVDAECPSEHLDEAQSATTSVHDEHLKTETTTSTSSPPREKQDDSPLHTEGEQSLLSMPCLMKELRRDSPESQQASTGSEKPASRHIYESDSSNPCMLSPSSSGHLADSDTLSSGAEGGGEEAQTKMEADPSKEADRQPSGRKSRRSRSESEAPPNAMAAKKNRCQPVMAGASGPEKQINGKQAKVKGHRSQKHKERMRLLRQKREAAARKKYNLLQDSSTSDSELTCDSSTSSSDDDDDNTSGGSKTIKTDIPAGFRRASERSRVGAHIHGLLDSGAWDRNGISSVLEEAMTRFAVMQRQTEERFRVWMEKLAHLDSDDSSKRSSDAPEAGQQQPPPSQGARPSPASSFLPSSESAETMAAYILARANNTAAAPVDNNNILPEAVTQNGNLGVPDPGLLNV
- the ark2n gene encoding uncharacterized protein C18orf25 homolog isoform X1 encodes the protein MKMADSEKEFVDAECPSEHLDEAQSATTSVHDEHLKTETTTSTSSPPREKQDDSPLHTEGEQSLLSMPCLMKELRRDSPESQQASTGSEKPASRHIYESDSSNPCMLSPSSSGHLADSDTLSSGAEGGGEEAQTKMEADPSKEADRQPSGRKSRRSRSESEAPPNAMAAKKNRCQPVMAGASGPEKQINGKQAKVKGHRSQKHKERMRLLRQKREAAARKKYNLLQDSSTSDSELTCDSSTSSSDDDDDNTSGGSKTIKTDIPDGPPVVGHYDISDTDSNQESMNVEKVRPSVIKRELETLRSQDMADGSGCIRALSSVAGHAEAETLHKDGRQHKGQISIASSDSEVEIVGVQENTRCAHPCGGVIKSLSSWKDDHSAERSTSSTTHLPTQLWTCVSPQSSWVSPPEVVDLTLDEENSGHKLLP